GGTCACGGAAACTATAGAGAAAAGTCCCCTTTGAGCGAGGGGGCTTTTTAGTTATATATGTTGAGGGTGCGGGAGTCGGGGGCGAAGGTACAAATAGCTCCCCTTTTTTGGATTTCCCTGATTTGATTATTTCCCCCTCTCTTTTGATCATTTCCCATGTGGATTTGCGCTACTTTCCGACTCTTTTGCACTTGTTCTCCGTGGATTTGAACATTTCCCGTTTTATTTGCATATTTCCCGCGTGTTTTTGCACTACTCCATGCGAATCACTTTTCTCAAATTTACTTCTTTTTCGACTCATCCTGATTTGATCATTTCTCGATTTATTTGCATATTTCCCACGTTTTTGATGTAAAGAAATACGCTAGTCGATAGGCGCTAAAGCAAAACGTTGACAACAGGATAATTAAATAGTTTCCATAAAAAAACTGCCCCTACATGTCTAGCATTTGGGACAGCTATTTTTCTTATTGGCGATTAAACACCACTAATTTCATTTCTGTCATTTCTTCTACTGCGTATTTAATTCCTTCTCTTCCGAATCCGCTTTCTTTTACACCGCCATATGGCATTTGATCGACACGATATGTTGGGATATCGTTGATCATCACACCGCCAACATGTAATTCTTCTGCCGCTTGTAATGCGACGTGAACATTGTTGGTATAAATTCCAGCTTGTAATCCGTAACGGGAATCATTGACGAGCTCAATGGCTTCTTGAACCGTTGATATTTTATTAATATTGACAATCGGAGCGAACACTTCTTGGCATGAAACTTTAAGAGATTGATCAGTATCGACAAGCACAGTTGGAAGAAGGATATTCCCTTCTGCTTTTCCTCCTGTTAAAACTTTTGCCCCTTGTTGTTTTGCTTCTTCAATCCAACTTAAAGTGCGATCTACGTCTTTTTTAGAAATAAGCGCAGATACATTCGTGTCCGGATCGAGTGGATCGCCGATGTTGAGTTTCCCCGTTGCTTTTACAAACTTGTCAACAAACTCATCGTAGACGTTTTCATGGACATACACCCTTTGTAAGGAAATGCAAACCTGTCCTTGGAAAGAGAAAGCCCCTGTTACACAACGGTCAATGATCGAATCAATATCTACCCCATCATCAATAATTAAGGCTGAATTTGAACCTAGCTCCAAAGTAACTCTTTTCAATCCAGCTTTATTGCGAATTCCGATCCCTACACTTGGACTTCCTGTGAACGTGATCATCGCAATCCGTTCATCGGTGACTAATTTGTCTCCCACAACTTGTCCACTACCAGATACGACATTCAGTGCACCAGCAGGTAAGCCGGTCTCTTGTAATAACTCAGCTAAAAAATAAGAAGAAAATGGCGTTTGCGAAGCAGGTTTGAGCACAATCGTATTTCCAGATGCAATCGCTGGTCCCACTTTGTGAGCGTCTAAATTCATTGGAAAATTAAACGGTGTGATCGCTCCAACAACCCCAATCGGTTCACGAACGGTATAAGCTAAACGATTTTCACCACCTGGGGCAGCATCAAGTGACAATGTTTCCCCGTGAATTCGTTTCGCCTCTTCAGCTGCAAATTTATATGTTTGAATGGTACGGGCTACTTCTTGTTTCGCTGTCGAAATTGGCTTGGATGCTTCAAGAGCAATAATTTGCGCCGCCTCATCCGCTCTTTCTTCCAATAAATCTACTAATCTTTCAAGAATAGCAGCACGTTTATGGGCTGGCATTTTCGCCATTGTTTTCCTCGCTTCATAGGCCGCTACTATTGCCTTGTCCACTTCCTCCACAGTCGCAACTGGAACTGTTCCAATCTCCTCCCCAGAAAAAGGAGAATAAATAGATTGATATTTTTCTGCTTGTACCCAATTTCCGTTTATAAATAAGTCTCTTTTCATTTTCCTTTACCTCCCATCAAATGTCTCTTCTTCCATCATACTCTTGTTTTTCTTTCCCTAAAAATAATATGCAATAAATTGGCTTTTTTGACTATAACAAAAGCGTAAGCACCTCGCTCATCGGCGTACGGATTTCGCAAGTTTCGACTGAGATAAAGGAAACACTGCGAGGTAGTCCACGAGCCGATGTTGACTTATCGTAGGGAAAAGACGAAGAAATTCGCTAGCCGATAGGCGCTGAAGCTAGACGTGGACAACATTTTTGAAAGACTTATCCACAGTTCAAAATTTTATAGTTTCCTTTAGTTTCCTAGACTATAAAAAACGATTATCCAACCAAAATTGGCGGAATAATCGTTTTATGCTCCTATTCAGGAAAAATCATGCTGTTTCAATTAGCAACAAGCTGTTTTTATGCAAATACTTCTGTCCATTCATTACGCTTCACTAACATCTTTCGGGCAATTTCTTTTGCCCCTTCTAAATTATGACTCGCTGCCCATCCACATTGAACTTCATTGCAAGCTGGAACTTCTGTTGCTCCCAGAACATCTTTTAATGTTTTTTCAATAATATTTAAAATATCTTCATAATCTTCATGGTTGATTACGGCTATATAATAACCCGTTTGGCAACCCATTGGACTAATGTCAACAATTTTGTCCGAGTGATTGCGGCTGAATTCCGCCATCATATGTTCTAAAGAATGAAGGGAAGCCATTTCCATATGGTCTTGATTAGGTTGGCAAAAGCGAATATCATACTTTAAGATTTTATCGCCATTCTCTCCTTCAGTAACACCAGCAAGACGAACATAAGGGGCTTTTACTTTTGTGTGATCCAAATTAAAGCTTTCTACATTCATTTTTCCAGTCGACATCATACCAGCTCCTTGTCATCGTTATGTTTTATTTTGCCATAGGTTGCAAGCAAAATCATCCTTTTAGCTTCATTATTTCATGGCTGAAGTAGAAATGAGCTTCCATCCATCTTTTTCTTTTTTATAAATGGAGATCTGTCTAAAGGCATCTTCTACTATTTTTCCTGAACCTAAATCTTTCGTAGTCGATTTAATGTCCATATAAATATTCGCCGTCTTCTCCTTCTTATTATAGCCGATAATCAGCTTGTTCTCGGGCTCCATTTTCATATCAAACTTTGTGAACATGTCCTTTACATATTTCTCTTCGTCTTCATACTTGAAGGACTCCGAATTTTTCGAGATCGTTTCCATATATTTTTCAATATTTTTTTCGTTAAAAGCTTGAATATGCTGATTCACCACTTTTAAAATGGCTTCCTTTTCTTCTGCCGGAATATTCTTGGCTTCTTTCAGTGGTGAAGGATTCTCTGACGTTTGTTCTTTTTGATCTTCTGATATTTGCTGATCAGATGTTTCTGTTTGTTGCTCCTTTTTATCCTCTTGATCGTCCCCACAACCTGATAAAAGCATCGTCCCAACGATCAGGACTGTACCCCATTTATTCCACTTCAAAAACATCACTTCCTTTATCATTTTTTTCAATATGTATTCTTCTATTTTAAAGAGGATGTGTTTACTTCTCAACTTTCATACTTAGGTTATTAAACAAACGTTTGTTTTTTTAGGCTTGTGACTGGGGAGATAAGCATGAAGTGATGGGCCTTTTCTCTATGCAGTGTGGATTTGTATATTTCTGGTCATCGACTACAGGATTGGATTCTCGGGATTTGCGTATTTCCCACGTGCTTTTGATCATTTCCCACACACTTTTGCGCTGGTTCTCCGGGTTTTTGAACATTTCCCGTTTTATTTGCTTATTTCCCGAGTTTATTTGCACTACTTCCCCCATTTTTTTACATTTTCCATTATGTCTTTTCTGGTCATCGACTACAGAATTGGGTTCCGGGATTTGCGTATTTCCCACGTGCTTTTGATCATTTCCTGGACACTTTTGCGCTGGTTCCCCAGGTTTTTGAACATTTCCCGTTTTATTTGCTTATTTCCCGAGTTAATTTGCGATACTTCTCCCGTTTTTTGCACATTTTTCATTTCACCCATTTGCCCCCAGCCTCAGCATAATCCATTCAATCAAACGTTTGTTTAATCCATGTTGTCATAGAAAAAGGTTGTCCCAAGCAAAGTTCAGGCCTTTTGGGACAACCCTTTTTTGTTCGATATAAAAGATATTACCGTACTTCAACCCAACCTTTTTTGATTGCGGTCACAACTGCTTGGGTCCGGTCGTTTACGTTCATTTTTTGAAGAATATTACTTACATGGTTTTTGACTGTTTTCTCGCTAATATACAAAGCTTCTCCAATTCCTCGATTGCTTTTCCCGTCGGCTAAAAGTTGAAGAACTTCGCATTCTCTGCGAGTTAAAAGATGGAGTGGGCGTCGAACTTCCACTTGTTGGAACCCTTTTCCATTGTGATCTTCGTTGGCAAGACGGCGGAATTCGGCAATTAAATTATGAGTAACTTTTGGATGTAAGTAGGATCCACCCTCTGAAACGACTTTCACTGCTTCGATCAGCGCATCAGCGTCCATTTCTTTAAGTAAATAGCCTGTCGCACCGGACTTTAACGCATGGGAAACATAGTTTTCATCATCATGAATGGATAAAATAATTACTTTCGTTTCTGGATATTTTCCAATCAACTCTTTTGTTGCTTCGACTCCGTTGATTCCTGGCATATTAATATCCATGATGACTACATCTGGATGATGCTCTTCAATTAAAGCAAGAGCCTCTGTGCCGTCGTCCCCTTCAGCAACAACTTCAAACGTCTCTTCAAATTCTAAAATCCTTTTAACCCCTTCACGAAATAATTGATGGTCATCTATAATCACAATCTTTGTCATCATTGTTTCTCCTCCTACCTCGAACTATTTAATCGGTACATTAATCATAATTAACGTTCCCGCTCCCAGTTTTGAATCTATTGTAATTTCCCCCTCAAGTAGCTCCACTCTTTCTTTCATTCCCATGATTCCAAAGGACCCGGATTTTTTTTCACTGACATCAAAACCTTTTCCGTTATCTTTAATAATCATCAGGACATGGTCTCGACCAATTTCTAACTTCACTTGAATATGTTTTGCTCCCGAATGTTTTAAAGCATTTTGAACAGATTCCTGCACAAGTCTAAATAATGCGATTTCCAATTTAGATGGGAGTCTTTTTTCAAATCCTAGATTATGAAAAGAAATGGTCACATCTCTGTTTATATTGTGGCTGTACTCTTCAGTCGTAATTAAATATTTTTTTAATGTTGGTACTAATCCTAAATCGTCTAATGCCATTGGCCGTAAATCGTAAATGATTCTTCTTACTTCATAAAGGGCCGACCGAACCATTTGTTTTAAATTTCGGATTTCCGCAATGGCTTCGTCTACGCCTCTTTCTTTATAAAGCTTGTCAATAAGGTCTGAACGCATAAGAACGTTTGCCATCATTTGAGCAGGACCATCATGAATTTCTCTTGATAACCGTTTTCGCTCATCTTCTTGCGCCTCCATAATTTTGAAGCCGAAGTCTTGCATCTCCTTGGCCCCTTCTAATGCTTCCCCAATTTGTTTCACATCACTAGTTAGATAATTATGGACAACGGTTATTTGCGATACAAGATGATCTGCTCGATCGATCGTTTTTTGTAAAGTATATAGTCTTCGTTCGAGGTCATTTCTTCGATCAATTAATTGTTTTTCCTTTTGTCTAGCAACCATTAACTTCATTTGTAGTTTGTGTGCTTGTTCATATGAACTTCTCACATCTTCCTCTGTATATGTATGGAAAAACTTACTTACCTCCGAAAGACGTCTCCGTGCTAACTTTACTTTCACTTCGAGATCTTCCTCGTTTTGAATGACGATTTTCACTTGTTGCCGGATGAAATTTAGTTCTTCCATTAATGATTGATAATCTTGTCGGCACTGTTCACCAATTGTAAAGATCTCACCTTTACTTTGATCAACAGTATTGATCATTTTTTCCAAAATAACGTCCAGCATAGAAATATTTACATTTTTTAATGACATAGGGATTACCCTTTCTTTGCCTTATCATATCTATTTTACCTTGAAATAATAAGTTTCACTATTAGGCTGTTCGGTATTCTTGATAAATTCGTTAAAAAGACATAGAATTAATTGCTATTAACATACCCTTTTTCCTAAAAATATACAATATGTTATACTTTAGTCGCATATATTATGTGCGTAAAATAAGAAAAATCACTTAGATACTTCCCATCATCCTGCCATTCCAGTACTCCCATGTCAAAAGGGTGTAGACATATTATATCATGTCGATAAATGTCGGATGTTATAATTGCGTTACTTTTAAGTAATATTGACATTACAAACAGAAATGGCCAAAAAAACTCTAGAATAGAAATTAATATTCCCACAACAGAATCCTTTTCAGTCCGGTCATTTTCCTATATGATGAGGAGAGCACTATTTTTTGAATGCATGGAGGGAATGACTTTGTTACCTCAATATTACACAGTAAAAGGCTATGGCGAACATGAAATCATCATAAAAAAATCACGATTCATTTCTTATATTAATCGTGTAGAAACGGAAGAAGAAGCACAACTTTTTATTAATGAAATTAAGAAGAAACATTGGGATGCTACTCACAACTGCTCTGCCTACATGATTGGGGAAAATA
This genomic window from Oikeobacillus pervagus contains:
- a CDS encoding aldehyde dehydrogenase family protein; amino-acid sequence: MKRDLFINGNWVQAEKYQSIYSPFSGEEIGTVPVATVEEVDKAIVAAYEARKTMAKMPAHKRAAILERLVDLLEERADEAAQIIALEASKPISTAKQEVARTIQTYKFAAEEAKRIHGETLSLDAAPGGENRLAYTVREPIGVVGAITPFNFPMNLDAHKVGPAIASGNTIVLKPASQTPFSSYFLAELLQETGLPAGALNVVSGSGQVVGDKLVTDERIAMITFTGSPSVGIGIRNKAGLKRVTLELGSNSALIIDDGVDIDSIIDRCVTGAFSFQGQVCISLQRVYVHENVYDEFVDKFVKATGKLNIGDPLDPDTNVSALISKKDVDRTLSWIEEAKQQGAKVLTGGKAEGNILLPTVLVDTDQSLKVSCQEVFAPIVNINKISTVQEAIELVNDSRYGLQAGIYTNNVHVALQAAEELHVGGVMINDIPTYRVDQMPYGGVKESGFGREGIKYAVEEMTEMKLVVFNRQ
- a CDS encoding S-ribosylhomocysteine lyase yields the protein MMSTGKMNVESFNLDHTKVKAPYVRLAGVTEGENGDKILKYDIRFCQPNQDHMEMASLHSLEHMMAEFSRNHSDKIVDISPMGCQTGYYIAVINHEDYEDILNIIEKTLKDVLGATEVPACNEVQCGWAASHNLEGAKEIARKMLVKRNEWTEVFA
- a CDS encoding response regulator codes for the protein MMTKIVIIDDHQLFREGVKRILEFEETFEVVAEGDDGTEALALIEEHHPDVVIMDINMPGINGVEATKELIGKYPETKVIILSIHDDENYVSHALKSGATGYLLKEMDADALIEAVKVVSEGGSYLHPKVTHNLIAEFRRLANEDHNGKGFQQVEVRRPLHLLTRRECEVLQLLADGKSNRGIGEALYISEKTVKNHVSNILQKMNVNDRTQAVVTAIKKGWVEVR
- a CDS encoding sensor histidine kinase is translated as MSLKNVNISMLDVILEKMINTVDQSKGEIFTIGEQCRQDYQSLMEELNFIRQQVKIVIQNEEDLEVKVKLARRRLSEVSKFFHTYTEEDVRSSYEQAHKLQMKLMVARQKEKQLIDRRNDLERRLYTLQKTIDRADHLVSQITVVHNYLTSDVKQIGEALEGAKEMQDFGFKIMEAQEDERKRLSREIHDGPAQMMANVLMRSDLIDKLYKERGVDEAIAEIRNLKQMVRSALYEVRRIIYDLRPMALDDLGLVPTLKKYLITTEEYSHNINRDVTISFHNLGFEKRLPSKLEIALFRLVQESVQNALKHSGAKHIQVKLEIGRDHVLMIIKDNGKGFDVSEKKSGSFGIMGMKERVELLEGEITIDSKLGAGTLIMINVPIK